The genomic window ACAGCGGATTTGCGAGCAGAGGTAAATCCGAAAACATGTGCAGCAACAACGGAGCAGTGAAAACAGCCGATAGGAGAAGTAAGGGTGCTATAGCATGCGTGTGATCGTGACTATGCTCCTGTTTTTCACCTGTGCCGGTGACTTTATACCCTGATTTTTGAATGGCGCCGGTGATTTTTTTAAGAACATCTGCATCCACCGTATCAAAAACAGCCTCCCCGCCAATAAAGTCAACATGTACATTCCTGGAGCCGGACTTTAGAATAATTTGGGTAATAGTGTTGGCACAGGAGGCGCAGTCCATTCCCTCGATCCTCAGGGTGATCGTTTTGTTACTGCTCATCATTCAAAATTACGAATTATTGTCCCCGGCTTTTTTACAAGGATAAAAAGAATTACATTTGCAACCCGTTAGAAAGCAAAGCTTTCCAACATGGTGGCCATAGCTCAGGTGGTTAGAGCATCAGATTGTGGTTCTGAGGGTCGTGGGTTCAAGTCCCATTGGCCACCCTCCTTTTTCAGATGTATTACGTTTATGCCATTGCCAGTTTACGGCGCGACTACATCTATGTGGGACTCACGGATCACGTAATCCGGCGTTTTACGCAACACAATCGCGGGTACGAACCAACCACATGTCATTACACACCTTACGTGTTAATTTATTCAGAGGAATTTTCCACCCGGGTATTAGCGCGTGCACGGGAGAAGCAGATGAAGCGCGCCTGGGGGAAGCAAAAATTAAGGAAAATCAGAGGTGCGTTCAAGGCATGGAGTTCTGAGGGTCTTGGGCCTGTCTGACTGTCTGGCGACAGCCAGACAGGTAGATTCAAGTCCCATTGGCCACCCTCCTTTTTCAGATGTATGACGTTTATGCCATTGCCAGTTTACGGCGCGACTACATCTATGTGGGGTACTTCCCGTTTATTTCCTTCCCCGCCACCCATTCCTCGAAACTATTATGGTTTTACTTTTTCCAGTTCCATTCCGCATTTCGGGCAATCGCCCGGTGAAGAGCTCCCTTCAAATCCGCAGTGACCGCACGGACATAAATAGGAAGCAGAGACTTTAGTGCTGTCGCCGGACAGCGTATCTGTGTGTGCCGGCGGTTCAGCAGGAGCGGAAGGGGATGATGCTTCCCCGCAACTGAACATCATCCACATCAGAGAGAGAAAAAAAATGTATTTCATGACTTTTCTTTTAGTTCTTGTTCAAGCGCCTTTATCAGCAGGTCCTTCTCGGCGCAGATGATTTTGAGTTGTTCAATTTCTTTTTTCATGGCACTCAGTTCCAGTTCCAGCGACCGGCTCTCATCTTCCCAGATATTCTCCGTGTAGAATGGTTCGCGGTATTCGATGCCTGGACGTGAAGGATCGCGGAAAAAGCTGTACAGAGGAATACGTAGTTCTTTGGAGATGAGTTCCAGCGTTCGAAC from Bacteroidia bacterium includes these protein-coding regions:
- a CDS encoding GIY-YIG nuclease family protein, which translates into the protein MYYVYAIASLRRDYIYVGLTDHVIRRFTQHNRGYEPTTCHYTPYVLIYSEEFSTRVLARAREKQMKRAWGKQKLRKIRGAFKAWSSEGLGPV